The Natrinema pellirubrum DSM 15624 region AGTGCTGTCAGCTCCTCGTCGTCGAGGACCCCGAACGCGTAGTCCGTGGCGTACGTGCGTCGGTTCCAGAACGGCCCGTCGAGGTAGATGCCGGCGACCTCGGTTTCGCGACCCGGGATCACGCCGGCGATCGTCGCGGCCAGTTCGGCCCGGTCGGCCGCGGCCTCGAGCCGTCGGCGTTGGTCGGGCGTCGGCGCGGTGATCGTCTGCGAGAGCCGAACGCTGTACTGGAGCCAGGCGTAGCACCCGACGGCGAGGACGGCAAACAGGAGCGGAATCCACAGCGGACTGGGGTCGGAGGCGGCGACCAGTGCCGTAAACGGCGCGAGCGCGACCACCACGAAGAGCGTAATCGCCCCGAGGTACTTTGCGAGGCGGCCGACTGCCGTTCCGGCACTGATCTCGAGGTCGCGCCGTTCGCGGGCGAACGGAAAGATGCCGAGGTACGCGACCAGGACGGCGGCGATCGTTCCGCCCGCCGTCGGGAGCCAGGAAAGCGGCGCGGCGACCCCGCCCGCCAGCGCCGGATGGACGGCCGCGAGCGCGCGTTCGGTCGCGTCGACGAGGCCGCCGAACGCGAGGACAAGCAGGGCTACGAGACCGACGACGGCGAGGAGTCGATACGTCCCGCGGGAGCGGTCCTCCGCATCGGTGCGTCGGAGCGAATACTTGCCGTAGTACCGGCCCCCGACGTAGCCGCCGGCGAGCAGTCCGAACCAGAGCGCGAGTAGGCCGAGCATATGCGGCCATTGAAGTTGGAAATCTTATAATATTGCCGATCGTGTCGACGGATCGTTTCGCCGCCGGTGATCGCTCGCTCGAGCGGGCCGTCGGCGCCGATCGCGACGTCATCACCGTCGTCCCGGACCGCGTCGGGGATCGTCCTGGCCGGGGCGCTGAGGAAAAGCACATGTCCCGGGGGTGTGTGGGATCCGGTATGTTCGAGAAGTCGACGTGGATCCGCCTCCCGCGAAACGTCGTGGTCGGCCACGGCGTTCGCAGCGAGGTCGTCGACGTGGTCGACGACCTCCACCTGCAAGGGCGGCCGCTGTTCGTCACGAGTCCGACACCCCGCGAGGTCGCCGCCGATCCCATCGCGGCCGACTTCGAGGCCGCCGGGATCGAGCCCGCGATCGTCACGATCGAGAAAGCGACCTTCGACGCCGTCGAGCGGGTGATCGAGGTCGCCGAGGCCGAAGGAGTATCCTACCTGGTCGGCATCGGCGGCGGGAAGGCCATCGACATCGCGAAGTTGGCCAGCCACCACCTCGAGATGGGCTTTCTCTCCGTTCCAACGGCGGCGAGCCACGACGGGATCGTCAGTAATCGCGGCTCGGTACCGGACGGCGACTCCAGACACAGCGTCGCCGCCGAACCGCCGCTGGCGGTCGTCGCCGATACGGGAATCCTCGCCGAGGCTCCGTGGGAACTGACGACCGCCGGCTGTGCCGACATCATCTCCAACTACACCGCCGTCATGGACTGGCGGCTCGCCCAGCGACTCCAGGACGTCGAGTACTCCGAGTACGCCGCTGCGCTCTCGGAGATGACCGCCGAGATCTTAGTCGACAACGCCGACCTCATCCGGCCGGGCCTGGAGGAGTCTGCCTGGGTCGTCACCAAGGCGCTGATGTCCTCCGGCGTCGCGATGAGCATCGCCGGCTCCTCGCGGCCGGCCAGCGGGGCTGAACACCTCTTTTCGCACCAACTCGACCGACTGGCACCCGGTGCGGCCTTACACGGCCATCAGGTCGGCGTCGGCTCGATCATGACCGCCTACCTCCACCAGGGAGCGGACGGGATCTGGCGGGCCATCCGTGACGCGCTGGCGAGCATCGACGCGCCGACGACCGCGGCGGAACTGGGAATCGACGACGAGACCGTCATCGAGGCGTTGACGACCTGCCACGAGATCCGCGACCGCTACACGATTCTGGGCAGCGGGATGAACGAACGGGCGGCTCGAGACGTGGCGACGAAAACTGGCGTCATCGACTGACGCGACGAAG contains the following coding sequences:
- a CDS encoding NAD(P)-dependent glycerol-1-phosphate dehydrogenase, whose amino-acid sequence is MFEKSTWIRLPRNVVVGHGVRSEVVDVVDDLHLQGRPLFVTSPTPREVAADPIAADFEAAGIEPAIVTIEKATFDAVERVIEVAEAEGVSYLVGIGGGKAIDIAKLASHHLEMGFLSVPTAASHDGIVSNRGSVPDGDSRHSVAAEPPLAVVADTGILAEAPWELTTAGCADIISNYTAVMDWRLAQRLQDVEYSEYAAALSEMTAEILVDNADLIRPGLEESAWVVTKALMSSGVAMSIAGSSRPASGAEHLFSHQLDRLAPGAALHGHQVGVGSIMTAYLHQGADGIWRAIRDALASIDAPTTAAELGIDDETVIEALTTCHEIRDRYTILGSGMNERAARDVATKTGVID